The sequence GGGAGCCGAGAGCCGAGAGCCGGGAGCCGAGAGCCGAGAGCGAGCGCTTCATCCCAGTTCTCTGATTGTCCACCGAATCCCTCAAAAGCACCCAAACTCCGTGACACCGTCCCCGCCCCGCACCATCCTGGCCGCATGCGCCTCCGCAGAACCCTGGCGCTCGCCGCCGTCGCCACCGCGCTCTGCGTCGGGCTGCCAGCGCTGGCCTACTCCGGTCCGCAGATCGCCAAAGCCGCGCAGCCCTCGCTCGCCCCGGCCCGGCCTCCCCGAACCAGCGCCACCCACGACCCCAGCGGCGATCTCAGCCACGACCCCACCCACAACCCCGCCCACACCTGGACCTGGCCGCTCGCCCCACCTCCCGGTGCGCGCCGCCCGGTCGTCGTCCACCCCTTCCAGCCGCCCGCGAAGCGCTGGCAGGCGGGCCATCGCGGGGTCGACCTTCTGGGCGGCCCCGGGCAGGAGGTGCTGGCTGCCGGTGAGGGCACCGTCAGCTACGCCGGTTCGCTCTTCGGCCGTCCCGTTGTGGCCATCGACCACGCCGCGCCGGGCCGCGATGCGCTGCGGACCACCTACGAGCCTGTCGATCCCGCGGTGAAGGTCGGGGACAGGGTGCGGGCCGGTCAGCTCATCGGTCATCTCGTCGATTCCTCCGCCAGTCACTGTGCTCCCC is a genomic window of Catenulispora sp. MAP5-51 containing:
- a CDS encoding peptidoglycan DD-metalloendopeptidase family protein — translated: MRLRRTLALAAVATALCVGLPALAYSGPQIAKAAQPSLAPARPPRTSATHDPSGDLSHDPTHNPAHTWTWPLAPPPGARRPVVVHPFQPPAKRWQAGHRGVDLLGGPGQEVLAAGEGTVSYAGSLFGRPVVAIDHAAPGRDALRTTYEPVDPAVKVGDRVRAGQLIGHLVDSSASHCAPRTCLHWGLVRGFGHGERYLDPLGLVGRGPVRLLPVWGVR